A window of uncultured Litoreibacter sp. contains these coding sequences:
- a CDS encoding TetR/AcrR family transcriptional regulator — translation MARKTGSHSDITGPRVREAALRLFAEHGFAAVSMRQIAKEVGVQAGALYLYTPDKQTLLFDLLADHMRAVLAGLAEVDMSGGPVAQLEAFSRFHIRFHLARPDAVFISYMELRNLSEENFAKLGEMRREYEDALEGILVAGQHSGEFDVDDTKLTTLALISMLNGVLTWYKPDGRLTLERVEAIYSDMVGKAVRLTPV, via the coding sequence ATGGCACGCAAAACAGGTTCCCATTCCGACATCACCGGCCCCCGTGTCCGCGAGGCCGCGCTGCGGCTTTTTGCCGAGCACGGCTTCGCCGCCGTTTCCATGCGCCAGATCGCCAAGGAAGTCGGCGTGCAGGCGGGGGCCTTGTACCTTTACACGCCCGACAAGCAGACGCTGCTGTTCGACCTTTTGGCCGACCACATGCGCGCGGTGCTGGCGGGGCTGGCCGAGGTGGACATGTCCGGCGGCCCGGTGGCGCAGCTGGAAGCGTTTTCGCGCTTCCACATCCGCTTCCATCTGGCGCGGCCCGACGCGGTGTTCATCTCCTACATGGAGCTGCGCAACCTGTCTGAGGAAAACTTCGCCAAGCTGGGCGAGATGCGACGCGAATACGAGGACGCGCTGGAAGGCATTCTGGTGGCGGGCCAGCATAGCGGCGAGTTCGACGTGGATGACACGAAGCTGACCACATTGGCGCTGATCTCGATGCTGAACGGGGTGCTGACGTGGTACAAGCCCGACGGGCGGCTGACGCTCGAACGGGTCGAGGCGATCTATTCTGACATGGTTGGCAAGGCGGTGCGTTTGACCCCAGTCTGA
- the recJ gene encoding single-stranded-DNA-specific exonuclease RecJ: protein MSQNVPKPAFLGVEASLTGRRWVGLSPDQDRMAEAMSQQTNLPRPICQTLSRLGVQVGDAERYLAPTLKELLPDPSVLKNMDKAAERILKAAQASEKIAIFADYDVDGATSAALLINWLRDMGRPATLYIPDRIDEGYGPNEPAMQALAAEHDLIICVDCGTLSHDALAAGSAADIIVLDHHLGGETLPPAHAVVNPNRQDENGDLAHLCAAGVVFLTLIALNRLLKQQGAQAPDLIALLDLVALGTVADVAPLIGVNRALVVQGLKIMGQRNRIGISTLADVARMDTAPTSYHLGFLLGPRINAGGRVGTPDLGARLLSTNDKSEAEALAERLDALNTERREIEEQVRIAALAQAEERGFDAPLVWAAGQGWHPGVVGIVASRLKEATNRPAVVIGLEDGIGKGSARSVTGIDLGAQIQRLAMEGHLIKGGGHKMAAGLTVEETKLETAMQRLSELMDKQGAGALGPRDLKLDGLMMAGAANVPLVEQLEKAGPFGAGAAAPRFAFPDQQIGFTKEVGQGHLKLSFSDGMGAKIDAISFGAAENGLLQALTQHKGQRFHLAGRVEINTWQGRQSVQLRLEDAAPAAG from the coding sequence TTGTCCCAAAATGTCCCAAAACCCGCGTTTCTGGGGGTAGAGGCCTCCCTGACGGGCCGCCGCTGGGTCGGCCTGTCCCCTGATCAGGACCGCATGGCCGAAGCCATGTCGCAACAGACAAACCTGCCCCGCCCCATCTGCCAAACCCTGTCACGTTTGGGCGTTCAGGTGGGTGATGCAGAACGGTATCTGGCGCCCACTTTGAAAGAGCTTTTGCCCGACCCATCCGTTCTGAAAAATATGGACAAGGCGGCGGAGCGGATTTTGAAAGCCGCGCAAGCCTCTGAAAAGATAGCGATATTTGCAGATTATGACGTGGATGGCGCAACCTCCGCGGCGCTGCTGATCAACTGGCTGCGCGACATGGGACGCCCCGCCACGCTCTATATTCCCGACCGTATCGACGAAGGCTACGGCCCGAACGAGCCCGCCATGCAGGCCTTGGCCGCCGAGCATGATTTGATCATTTGTGTCGACTGCGGCACGCTCAGCCATGACGCTCTCGCCGCTGGCTCTGCTGCCGATATTATCGTTTTAGATCATCACCTTGGCGGAGAAACCCTGCCCCCCGCTCATGCCGTTGTGAATCCCAACCGGCAGGATGAGAATGGCGACCTGGCCCACCTCTGCGCCGCCGGCGTGGTGTTCCTTACCCTCATTGCGCTGAACCGCCTGTTGAAGCAACAAGGGGCTCAAGCCCCTGATCTCATTGCGCTTTTGGATCTGGTGGCACTTGGGACCGTGGCGGATGTCGCACCGTTGATAGGTGTGAACCGCGCCTTGGTCGTGCAGGGCCTCAAGATCATGGGACAACGAAATCGCATTGGAATCAGCACCTTAGCCGATGTCGCCCGCATGGACACCGCGCCCACATCCTACCACTTGGGCTTCCTGCTGGGCCCTCGGATCAACGCAGGCGGTCGCGTGGGCACACCTGACTTGGGCGCTAGACTGTTGTCTACAAACGATAAATCCGAGGCCGAGGCCCTGGCCGAACGGCTTGATGCTTTGAACACGGAACGCCGCGAGATCGAAGAGCAGGTCCGCATCGCGGCCCTCGCCCAAGCCGAAGAACGCGGCTTTGACGCGCCTCTGGTCTGGGCAGCCGGCCAAGGCTGGCACCCCGGCGTCGTTGGCATCGTCGCGTCCCGCCTGAAGGAAGCCACCAACCGCCCCGCGGTCGTGATCGGCTTGGAAGATGGCATCGGCAAAGGGTCCGCACGGTCAGTCACCGGCATCGATTTAGGCGCGCAAATTCAAAGACTTGCGATGGAAGGCCATCTGATCAAGGGCGGCGGCCACAAGATGGCGGCGGGGCTGACGGTGGAGGAAACCAAGCTAGAAACCGCCATGCAACGCCTGTCCGAGTTGATGGACAAACAGGGCGCGGGCGCGCTGGGACCGCGCGACTTGAAGCTGGACGGCCTCATGATGGCGGGCGCCGCAAACGTGCCATTGGTCGAGCAACTCGAAAAAGCTGGCCCCTTCGGCGCAGGCGCCGCCGCCCCCCGCTTCGCATTTCCAGACCAGCAAATCGGTTTCACCAAGGAGGTGGGCCAAGGTCACTTGAAGCTCAGCTTCTCTGACGGGATGGGCGCCAAGATCGACGCCATCAGCTTTGGGGCCGCGGAAAACGGGTTATTGCAAGCACTTACGCAGCATAAGGGGCAGCGCTTCCACCTTGCCGGGCGGGTTGAGATCAACACCTGGCAGGGCCGACAGTCGGTGCAGCTCAGGTTGGAGGATGCCGCGCCCGCAGCGGGCTAA
- the glpX gene encoding class II fructose-bisphosphatase — protein sequence MSNVEFKDRLLSLGLARVSEAAALASANLIGRGDEKAADQAAVNAMREQLNMLDIAGVVVIGEGERDEAPMLYIGEEVGTGEGPGVDIALDPLEGTTLTAKDMPNALTVIAMGPRGSMLHAPDVYMDKLAIGPGYAKDVVTLEMSVKERVAALAKAKKCKAENITVCVLERPRHEQVIEDLRSTGAAIRLITDGDVAGVMHCAEAAQTGIDMYMGEGGAPEGVLAASALKCMGGQMYGRLLFRNDDERGRAKKAGITDLDKIYSRDEMVTQDVIFAATGVTDGSILHGIKREVGFYTTETILMRSKTGSVRRMSYRSPV from the coding sequence ATGAGCAACGTAGAATTCAAGGACCGCCTGCTGTCTCTCGGCCTCGCCCGCGTCTCCGAGGCTGCCGCCCTGGCGTCCGCCAATCTCATCGGCCGCGGTGACGAAAAGGCCGCCGACCAAGCGGCTGTGAACGCCATGCGCGAACAGCTCAACATGCTGGATATTGCCGGCGTAGTGGTGATCGGCGAGGGCGAGCGGGACGAGGCCCCGATGCTTTATATCGGCGAGGAGGTCGGCACCGGCGAAGGCCCCGGCGTGGACATCGCGCTGGACCCGCTCGAAGGCACCACGCTGACCGCCAAGGACATGCCCAACGCGCTGACCGTCATCGCCATGGGTCCCCGCGGCTCCATGCTGCACGCGCCTGACGTCTACATGGACAAGCTGGCCATCGGGCCGGGCTACGCCAAGGATGTGGTGACTTTGGAAATGTCCGTCAAAGAACGTGTCGCCGCCTTGGCCAAGGCCAAGAAATGCAAGGCCGAGAACATCACCGTTTGCGTGCTGGAACGCCCGCGGCATGAACAAGTGATCGAAGACCTGCGCTCCACCGGCGCTGCGATCCGGTTGATCACCGATGGCGACGTCGCCGGAGTGATGCACTGCGCCGAAGCCGCGCAGACCGGCATCGACATGTATATGGGCGAAGGCGGCGCGCCCGAAGGCGTGCTGGCTGCCTCCGCATTGAAGTGCATGGGCGGGCAGATGTATGGCCGCCTCCTGTTCCGCAACGACGACGAACGCGGCCGCGCCAAGAAGGCGGGGATCACCGATCTCGACAAGATTTACTCCCGCGACGAGATGGTCACTCAGGATGTGATTTTTGCCGCCACCGGCGTCACTGACGGCTCCATCCTGCACGGGATCAAACGCGAAGTTGGCTTTTACACAACCGAAACCATTTTGATGCGCTCCAAGACCGGATCGGTCCGCCGCATGTCCTACCGCTCCCCGGTCTGA
- a CDS encoding AraC family transcriptional regulator, producing MQRYHVAHSAQQLCDIAGVRKEAVMARAGLPANLDKEARGVTPREYFAFWSAVVVESGRDDFSMFVGCMSSGVPHNSETAAFALSPDVRTGLERLAVFKPLLCPTRATVEATPAGIRFNLYSADPSHPMPMDFQALHPIFITELIRACTGVHVVPLQVGFDGPELAQPSVAAYFGFAPQQMPYVTLLISHEDAALPLLSNNAEKWGWLEPSFRARLEAIYGGQTIRERVAGVLIEMLPAGLSGIEVASDRLNMSKRSLQRMLKADGLTYQRILTDTRRDLALGYLRMPQLTIDEISHLLAYRETNSFYRAFQGWTGMTPQQARSV from the coding sequence ATGCAAAGATACCACGTCGCCCACTCCGCCCAGCAGCTTTGCGACATCGCCGGCGTCCGCAAGGAGGCCGTAATGGCCCGCGCGGGTTTGCCGGCCAACCTCGACAAGGAAGCCCGCGGTGTGACGCCCCGCGAATATTTTGCCTTTTGGTCCGCGGTGGTTGTTGAATCGGGGCGGGATGACTTTTCGATGTTTGTCGGCTGCATGTCGTCAGGGGTGCCGCATAACTCGGAAACGGCGGCGTTTGCGCTCAGCCCGGATGTGCGCACGGGATTGGAACGACTGGCTGTCTTCAAACCTCTTCTATGCCCGACCCGCGCGACCGTTGAAGCCACCCCCGCCGGCATTCGGTTCAATCTCTATTCCGCGGACCCGTCCCACCCGATGCCAATGGATTTTCAGGCCTTGCACCCGATCTTTATCACCGAGCTGATCCGCGCCTGCACTGGCGTCCATGTGGTGCCCCTGCAGGTTGGGTTTGACGGGCCGGAGCTGGCGCAGCCCAGCGTGGCGGCGTATTTCGGCTTCGCGCCGCAGCAAATGCCCTATGTCACATTGCTGATTTCGCACGAGGATGCGGCACTGCCATTGCTGTCCAACAACGCCGAGAAATGGGGCTGGCTGGAACCGAGCTTCCGCGCGCGCCTAGAGGCGATTTATGGCGGGCAGACCATCCGCGAGCGTGTCGCGGGGGTGTTGATCGAGATGTTGCCCGCCGGCCTGTCGGGCATCGAGGTTGCCAGCGATCGGCTGAACATGAGCAAACGGTCGCTGCAACGTATGTTGAAGGCCGATGGCCTTACATATCAGCGCATTCTGACGGACACGCGCCGCGATTTGGCGCTGGGCTACCTGCGCATGCCGCAGCTGACGATTGACGAGATATCGCATCTGCTGGCCTACCGGGAGACGAATTCTTTCTACCGCGCATTTCAGGGCTGGACGGGCATGACCCCTCAGCAGGCGCGTTCTGTGTAG
- a CDS encoding homoserine dehydrogenase, with the protein MADPLRLGIAGLGTVGAGVVKIVRQKANLLGARAGREVVITAVSARSKSKDRGVNMSSYAWEDDPVALAKRDDVDVFVELMGGEDGPAKAATEAAIKSGKDVVTANKAMLAMHGQALAELAEANNKVIRFEAAVAGGIPVIKALTEGLAGNSIDRVMGVMNGSCNYILTRMESAGLTYEEVFAEADGLGYLEADPQLDVGGIDAAHKLAILSSIAFGTQVDFAGIKLKGIETVTIEDIRHAGDMGYKIKLLGSAQMTARGLEQSMTPCLVPATSPLGQLDGGTNMIVLEGDHVGQIVLRGAGAGEGPTASAVMSDVMDIARDIRLPTFGQPAATLEKPATAKTALAAPYYLRMELLDKPGALAKVATALGEAGISIDRMRQYDHPGENAPVLIVTHATTSDMLDQALAALPATKVVTGTPVSFQIKKV; encoded by the coding sequence ATGGCTGACCCTTTACGTCTGGGAATTGCAGGTTTGGGCACCGTCGGCGCAGGCGTGGTCAAGATCGTCCGCCAGAAGGCCAACCTGCTGGGCGCACGCGCAGGCCGCGAGGTGGTGATCACCGCCGTCTCCGCGCGTTCCAAATCCAAGGATCGCGGCGTGAACATGTCCAGCTACGCCTGGGAAGATGACCCGGTCGCGCTCGCCAAACGCGACGACGTCGACGTGTTTGTCGAACTCATGGGCGGCGAGGACGGCCCCGCCAAAGCCGCGACCGAGGCCGCGATCAAATCCGGCAAGGACGTGGTCACCGCAAACAAGGCCATGCTCGCCATGCATGGCCAAGCCCTTGCCGAACTTGCCGAGGCCAACAACAAAGTCATCCGCTTCGAGGCCGCCGTCGCGGGCGGCATCCCCGTCATCAAGGCGCTGACCGAGGGCCTCGCCGGCAACTCCATCGACCGTGTGATGGGCGTGATGAACGGATCGTGCAACTACATCCTGACCCGCATGGAAAGCGCGGGGCTCACCTATGAAGAGGTCTTCGCGGAGGCCGACGGCCTTGGCTATCTTGAGGCCGACCCGCAGCTGGATGTCGGCGGCATCGATGCGGCCCACAAGCTGGCCATTCTCAGCTCCATCGCCTTCGGCACGCAGGTGGATTTCGCGGGCATCAAGCTGAAGGGCATCGAAACCGTCACCATCGAAGACATCCGCCACGCCGGTGATATGGGCTATAAGATCAAGCTGCTGGGCTCCGCCCAGATGACGGCGCGGGGCCTCGAGCAGTCCATGACCCCTTGCCTCGTCCCCGCGACAAGCCCGCTGGGCCAGCTGGATGGCGGCACCAACATGATCGTGCTCGAAGGCGACCATGTGGGCCAGATCGTGCTGCGCGGCGCGGGCGCGGGCGAAGGCCCCACGGCGTCGGCCGTCATGTCGGACGTGATGGATATCGCCCGCGACATCCGCTTGCCTACATTCGGCCAGCCCGCCGCGACGCTGGAAAAACCCGCAACCGCCAAAACCGCGCTCGCGGCGCCTTACTATTTGCGCATGGAGCTGCTCGACAAACCCGGCGCACTGGCCAAGGTCGCGACAGCGCTTGGCGAGGCCGGCATCTCCATCGACCGCATGCGCCAATACGACCACCCCGGCGAAAACGCGCCGGTGCTGATCGTCACCCACGCGACCACATCCGATATGCTCGACCAGGCGCTCGCCGCTTTGCCAGCAACCAAGGTCGTCACCGGCACGCCCGTATCCTTCCAGATCAAAAAGGTCTGA
- a CDS encoding ceramidase domain-containing protein, whose translation MDWRASVDIYCERMDPSFWAEPINAISNAAFLIAALIAANTARTHRVTNKAIWLLIILAACIGVGSFLFHTVAEVWSGFADTIPIWLFVLAYAVTSAILIGQVGWLTIALGFVGLAGFVALLTYLTAGLDLNGSEQYAPAVAAMLLFSAISLAKRHAIAPWFVSATVIFGISLAFRTFDMSVCANWPYGTHFMWHILNATMIGLLLLALIRHTQRTTTP comes from the coding sequence ATGGATTGGCGGGCCTCCGTCGACATCTATTGCGAGCGGATGGACCCCTCCTTCTGGGCCGAGCCGATCAACGCGATCTCCAACGCGGCGTTCCTCATCGCCGCCCTCATTGCGGCCAACACCGCCCGCACGCACCGCGTCACCAACAAAGCCATTTGGCTGCTGATTATCTTGGCCGCCTGCATCGGGGTCGGGTCCTTCCTGTTCCACACCGTGGCGGAGGTCTGGTCGGGCTTCGCCGACACTATCCCGATATGGCTTTTCGTTTTGGCCTATGCCGTCACCAGCGCCATCCTCATTGGACAGGTTGGCTGGCTGACCATCGCGCTGGGGTTCGTCGGCTTGGCAGGTTTCGTGGCCCTTCTGACCTATCTGACCGCCGGGCTGGATCTCAACGGGTCGGAACAATACGCCCCCGCCGTCGCCGCGATGCTTCTGTTTTCGGCCATTTCGCTGGCCAAACGCCATGCAATCGCGCCGTGGTTCGTCTCCGCCACCGTTATTTTCGGAATTTCCCTCGCATTTCGCACATTTGACATGAGTGTTTGCGCAAATTGGCCTTACGGCACCCACTTTATGTGGCATATCCTCAACGCAACGATGATCGGGCTGCTGCTACTGGCCCTGATCCGACATACACAAAGGACCACGACCCCATGA
- a CDS encoding (2Fe-2S)-binding protein — MQLTINGTSHDIEIEPDTPLLWVLRDEIGLTGTKYGCGIAQCGACTVHVDGEARRSCQVQVGDLEGAEVTTIEGVGTPEKLSLVQQAWVDHQVAQCGYCQSGQVMQATALLELNDSPTDEDIDRVMSGNLCRCGTYPRIRAAIHDAAAKIKGA, encoded by the coding sequence ATGCAGCTGACCATCAACGGCACATCCCACGACATAGAGATAGAGCCTGACACCCCGCTTTTGTGGGTGCTGCGTGACGAAATAGGACTAACCGGCACCAAATACGGCTGCGGCATCGCGCAATGCGGGGCCTGCACGGTGCATGTTGACGGCGAAGCGCGGCGGTCCTGCCAGGTACAGGTTGGCGACCTGGAAGGCGCAGAGGTGACCACCATCGAAGGCGTCGGCACACCTGAAAAACTGTCCCTCGTCCAACAAGCCTGGGTCGACCATCAGGTCGCGCAATGCGGCTATTGCCAATCGGGTCAGGTGATGCAGGCCACTGCCTTGTTGGAATTGAACGACAGCCCGACGGACGAGGACATTGACCGCGTCATGTCCGGCAACCTGTGCCGCTGCGGGACATACCCGCGCATTCGCGCGGCGATACATGATGCTGCAGCCAAGATAAAAGGAGCCTGA